A window of Trueperaceae bacterium contains these coding sequences:
- a CDS encoding N-formylglutamate amidohydrolase — MTRAALERVLVVVPHCSGHVPYDIATAMLGKEHLTSADRRDLEKRHLLQSDPYTDHIFHLPGAVHLYATVSRFVVDLNRAPHDLSANGVVKSNDFDGNPLYPAAAEPDRTEREHRIRRYWAPFHRQLEQQLATASVDLLVDAHSMTPTGPVIGPDHGRPRPAFTLGNLGSEDGGCLPDPGWVTISPAIARELAARLDAYAADLLEEWPVDLRRVTLNAPFAGGGTLRTYCDPQREHRVAGFAIEINRSLYLDSAGEPKWREIERLNRVMRTLVDDALRAVEAARSGG, encoded by the coding sequence GTGACGCGAGCCGCGTTGGAGCGCGTCCTAGTGGTCGTTCCCCACTGCTCGGGCCACGTGCCGTACGACATCGCGACGGCCATGCTGGGGAAGGAACACCTGACGTCGGCGGACAGACGAGACCTCGAGAAACGGCATCTCCTCCAGTCCGACCCTTACACCGATCACATCTTCCATCTGCCGGGCGCCGTGCACCTGTACGCCACGGTCTCGCGCTTCGTCGTCGACCTCAACCGCGCGCCCCACGACCTCTCAGCGAACGGCGTGGTCAAGAGCAACGACTTCGACGGCAACCCGCTCTATCCGGCGGCCGCCGAGCCCGACCGGACCGAGCGGGAGCACCGCATCCGCCGTTACTGGGCCCCGTTCCACCGGCAGCTGGAGCAGCAGCTGGCCACGGCGTCGGTCGACCTGCTGGTAGATGCCCACTCGATGACACCCACCGGACCGGTCATCGGCCCGGATCACGGCCGCCCGCGGCCGGCGTTCACCCTCGGGAACCTGGGAAGTGAGGACGGAGGGTGCTTGCCCGATCCCGGCTGGGTGACCATCTCTCCTGCCATCGCCCGCGAGCTGGCCGCCAGGCTCGATGCGTACGCCGCGGACCTGTTGGAGGAGTGGCCGGTTGACTTGCGCAGAGTGACGCTCAATGCCCCGTTCGCCGGAGGGGGCACGCTGCGAACGTATTGCGACCCGCAGCGCGAGCACCGAGTGGCGGGCTTCGCAATCGAGATCAACCGTTCCCTCTACCTGGATTCCGCGGGAGAGCCTAAGTGGCGGGAGATCGAGCGGCTGAACCGGGTGATGCGAACACTCGTTGATGATGCGCTTAGGGCGGTGGAGGCTGCGAGGTCGGGGGGCTGA
- a CDS encoding HAD-IIA family hydrolase → MHLNSTYVTEALSPRLADAFAFDLDGTIYLGDRLLPGVVELLRYLRSSRLPHVFATNNSSRTVRHYVEKLGAMGIMVTPEQVVTSNEVAASYLLQRGLANVYIVGTDEVMAEYRRAGVAHENNDPQAVLLTYDTSLTYEKLAEANAFLMAGVPYFATHPDRVCPSPNGPLPDCGAFAALLEASSGRVPVNLGKPSRSMAEEIRARLGSVADQRVAFVGDRLYTDVRMANENGFQAILTLTGEAAGTDAPNSDAAPDLVVGGMEDLLNHLMARAEGASS, encoded by the coding sequence GTGCACCTCAACAGCACATATGTAACGGAAGCTCTGTCGCCCCGGCTCGCGGACGCCTTCGCGTTCGATCTGGACGGGACCATCTATCTGGGGGATCGGCTCCTGCCGGGCGTCGTGGAGCTGCTGCGGTACCTGCGATCGAGCCGACTACCGCACGTCTTTGCGACGAACAACTCCAGCCGCACGGTAAGGCACTACGTGGAGAAGCTCGGCGCCATGGGCATCATGGTCACGCCCGAGCAGGTCGTGACCTCCAACGAGGTAGCGGCCTCGTACTTGCTACAGCGTGGGCTGGCGAACGTGTACATCGTTGGCACGGACGAAGTGATGGCCGAGTACCGCCGGGCTGGCGTGGCGCACGAAAATAACGACCCACAGGCCGTGCTCCTCACCTACGACACGAGCCTGACGTACGAGAAGCTCGCCGAGGCCAACGCGTTCCTGATGGCGGGCGTTCCGTACTTCGCCACCCATCCGGATCGGGTTTGCCCTAGCCCGAATGGCCCGCTTCCGGACTGCGGCGCCTTCGCCGCCCTGCTCGAGGCGTCCTCGGGACGGGTGCCCGTGAACTTGGGCAAGCCGAGCCGATCGATGGCGGAAGAGATCCGGGCCCGCCTGGGATCCGTCGCGGACCAACGCGTCGCGTTCGTCGGCGACCGCCTTTACACTGACGTCCGCATGGCCAACGAGAACGGCTTCCAGGCGATACTCACCCTCACCGGCGAGGCGGCTGGTACCGATGCGCCTAACAGCGACGCGGCGCCTGACCTCGTGGTGGGCGGCATGGAAGACCTCCTCAACCACCTCATGGCGCGGGCGGAGGGCGCATCCTCATGA
- a CDS encoding helix-turn-helix domain-containing protein has product MTRRIPGGDEAFDDALRVARMYYLLGLTTTEIAKQIGLPRPTVSRLLSWAKESGLVEFRINDHRERQLSIETKLEDMFHLADVKVVPCPPDQRVEERQRSVAAFTAHYLNGLVKAGSTISLAWGATISLLAKSLIPKPLPGVTIVQLNGSGNSGLGTEFAAEIISTFAQNYTAAAHLLPIPAYFDDPNTKEAMFRERSIRRIRTIAETAQILLFSIGVPDADSYVYRAGYVENREFIALRNQGVVGDIGTVFFRVDGSYKDIEMNLRSSGPELATLADHQHAICLVAGEKKLPGLLGALRGGFLNTLIIDQPTAELLVKNS; this is encoded by the coding sequence ATGACGCGCCGCATCCCGGGTGGCGACGAGGCGTTCGATGACGCCCTGCGTGTCGCGCGGATGTACTACCTCCTCGGCCTGACTACAACGGAGATCGCCAAGCAGATCGGCCTCCCGCGGCCAACCGTTTCGCGCCTGTTGAGCTGGGCGAAGGAGAGCGGCCTCGTTGAGTTCCGGATCAACGACCATCGCGAGCGTCAGCTGTCGATCGAGACCAAACTCGAGGACATGTTCCACCTCGCCGACGTCAAGGTCGTGCCGTGCCCACCCGACCAACGCGTCGAGGAGCGCCAGCGCAGCGTTGCGGCGTTCACCGCGCACTACCTGAACGGGCTCGTCAAAGCGGGGAGCACGATCTCACTGGCATGGGGGGCGACGATCTCGCTGCTAGCCAAGAGCCTGATCCCCAAGCCGCTACCAGGGGTCACTATCGTCCAATTGAACGGCTCGGGCAACAGCGGGCTCGGGACCGAGTTCGCTGCCGAGATCATCTCGACCTTCGCCCAGAACTACACGGCTGCTGCGCACCTGCTCCCGATCCCGGCGTACTTCGACGACCCGAACACGAAGGAGGCGATGTTCCGGGAGCGCTCAATCAGGCGCATACGAACCATCGCCGAGACGGCCCAGATCCTGCTCTTCAGCATCGGGGTACCGGACGCCGACTCCTACGTCTATCGGGCCGGTTACGTAGAGAACCGCGAGTTCATCGCTCTGCGCAACCAAGGCGTCGTGGGCGACATAGGCACGGTCTTCTTCCGCGTAGATGGCAGCTACAAGGACATCGAGATGAACCTCCGGTCGAGCGGCCCCGAGCTGGCCACGCTCGCCGACCACCAGCACGCGATCTGCCTCGTGGCGGGCGAGAAGAAGCTCCCGGGCCTCCTGGGAGCGCTGCGCGGCGGCTTCCTGAACACGCTGATCATCGATCAACCGACTGCCGAACTCCTCGTCAAGAACTCGTAA
- a CDS encoding FAD-dependent oxidoreductase, with translation MTPLASLTNAGAEREACLRRLATEEFDVLVIGGGATGAGAALDAASRGLSVALVERGDFAVGTSSRSTKLLHGGVRYLEQAVKRLDRGQFDLVRDALRERWLLLRNAPHLTRSLRLMTPLYAAWEAPYYVAGLKLYDLLAGRSNLEPSKWVNRKAALHYFPSLKAASLHGAVEYHDGQFDDARMNIALAITAKEQGAVVANYVEALALIKKRGVVAGVVAADRRPGPGPIDAATNGDQPPSTFEIRARVVINAAGPFVDAVRRMDEAGVEPMLEVSSGTHVVLPGNLCPPDTGLLIPKTEDGRVLFLLPWLGHTLVGTTDHPAAVDVAPRPTEEDIEYILRHLRHYFEFPVERSDILAAWSGLRPLVRAGHHGHAGRANADGSSGTSDSRGRAAGTASISRDHTVVVSEAGLVTITGGKWTTYRRMAKDAIDTAVRRGGLAPSRASATEHLMLAGGEDYDARGAELLVREFGLAPDQAAHLNSAYGSRARQVALLAQAGFGERLVVGYPYIEAEVLYAASREFALTTDDVLGRRIRLSFLNEAAAAQAKGRVEELLVSVRG, from the coding sequence ATGACCCCTCTCGCCTCCCTCACGAACGCCGGCGCAGAACGCGAAGCGTGCTTGCGACGCCTAGCCACCGAGGAGTTCGACGTACTTGTGATCGGCGGCGGAGCTACGGGCGCCGGCGCGGCCCTCGACGCCGCGTCCCGCGGCCTTTCCGTCGCCTTGGTAGAGCGGGGAGACTTCGCGGTCGGCACCAGCAGCCGTAGCACCAAGCTCCTTCATGGGGGTGTTCGGTACCTAGAGCAGGCTGTCAAGCGCCTCGACCGCGGGCAGTTCGACCTCGTTAGGGACGCCCTTAGGGAGCGCTGGCTCCTACTCAGGAACGCTCCACACCTTACGCGGTCGTTGAGGCTCATGACGCCGCTCTATGCCGCTTGGGAAGCTCCCTATTACGTAGCGGGGCTCAAGCTCTACGACCTCCTAGCGGGGCGATCCAACCTGGAGCCGAGCAAGTGGGTGAACCGCAAGGCGGCGCTGCACTACTTCCCGTCCCTGAAGGCGGCCTCGTTGCACGGGGCCGTCGAGTACCACGACGGTCAGTTCGACGACGCGCGCATGAACATCGCTCTCGCCATCACCGCCAAGGAGCAGGGCGCGGTCGTGGCCAACTACGTCGAGGCTCTCGCTCTGATCAAGAAGCGCGGAGTCGTCGCTGGCGTCGTGGCCGCAGATCGGCGACCGGGACCGGGGCCGATCGACGCGGCGACTAATGGCGACCAACCGCCCTCCACCTTCGAGATCCGGGCGCGAGTCGTGATCAATGCCGCTGGTCCGTTCGTCGACGCGGTACGCAGGATGGACGAAGCGGGCGTAGAGCCGATGCTCGAAGTGAGCTCGGGCACGCATGTTGTCTTACCAGGCAACCTCTGTCCTCCCGACACGGGTCTGCTGATACCCAAGACAGAGGATGGTCGCGTACTGTTCTTGCTGCCATGGCTGGGCCATACCCTCGTAGGCACCACCGACCACCCTGCGGCCGTGGACGTAGCACCCAGGCCGACAGAAGAGGACATCGAATACATCCTTCGACACCTGCGGCACTACTTCGAGTTTCCAGTGGAGCGATCGGACATCCTAGCAGCATGGTCGGGGCTCAGACCACTGGTGCGAGCGGGTCACCACGGACATGCTGGGCGCGCGAATGCGGACGGAAGCTCCGGTACCTCCGATTCGCGTGGAAGAGCTGCAGGAACCGCGAGCATATCTCGCGACCACACGGTGGTAGTAAGCGAAGCAGGGCTCGTGACGATCACCGGCGGCAAGTGGACCACGTACCGCAGGATGGCCAAAGACGCGATCGACACAGCGGTGAGGCGCGGTGGGCTGGCACCAAGCCGTGCGTCAGCTACCGAGCATCTCATGCTCGCTGGTGGCGAGGACTACGACGCACGCGGCGCTGAGCTCCTGGTACGAGAGTTCGGGCTCGCGCCAGATCAGGCTGCGCATCTCAACTCGGCTTACGGGAGCCGCGCTCGGCAGGTGGCGCTACTGGCCCAAGCCGGCTTCGGTGAGCGCCTTGTCGTCGGCTACCCCTACATCGAGGCGGAAGTGCTGTACGCGGCGTCCAGGGAGTTCGCGCTCACGACCGACGACGTTCTGGGTCGTCGCATCCGGTTGTCGTTCCTCAACGAAGCTGCAGCAGCTCAAGCTAAGGGGCGGGTCGAAGAGCTACTCGTCTCGGTCAGGGGCTAA
- a CDS encoding phosphoribosyltransferase, with translation MTRRAHFTEPTTDYWQRFVREDELPDAARPGDGPWQYGYPVRLPDGRFLVLPIRQLRADPSLAVASLISNQASLEVVDALGVMLARLLEPYAPEVVIGMPTLGLAFAPVVARELGLERMVPLSYSRKYWYDEALSAKVQSITAPDDSKRVYLDPNLVPLLRGRRVVLVDDAVSSGATLDAPWRLVESLGVEVLACGVVMRQSDRWVATLGPERAAKVVGVFDTPLLTAVAGGWVIR, from the coding sequence ATGACCCGGAGAGCCCACTTCACCGAGCCGACCACCGACTACTGGCAGCGTTTCGTCCGCGAGGACGAGCTGCCGGATGCCGCGCGCCCCGGCGACGGCCCGTGGCAGTACGGTTACCCGGTGAGGCTCCCCGACGGGCGCTTCCTGGTGCTGCCGATAAGGCAGCTTAGGGCGGACCCGTCGCTGGCCGTCGCCTCGCTCATAAGCAACCAGGCGTCGCTCGAAGTGGTCGATGCACTGGGCGTGATGCTCGCTCGGCTCCTGGAGCCGTATGCGCCGGAGGTGGTCATCGGCATGCCGACGCTCGGGTTGGCCTTCGCCCCGGTGGTCGCCAGGGAACTGGGCCTCGAGCGGATGGTGCCGCTGAGCTACTCGCGGAAGTACTGGTACGACGAGGCGCTGTCGGCGAAGGTGCAGTCGATCACGGCTCCGGACGACTCCAAGCGCGTTTACCTCGATCCGAACCTGGTGCCGCTCCTACGTGGCCGTCGGGTCGTGCTGGTCGATGATGCCGTCAGCAGCGGCGCTACCCTCGACGCGCCATGGCGGCTTGTCGAGTCGCTCGGTGTCGAGGTCTTGGCCTGTGGCGTGGTGATGCGGCAGAGCGATCGCTGGGTGGCCACCCTCGGGCCTGAGCGGGCGGCGAAGGTGGTTGGGGTGTTCGATACGCCGTTGTTGACGGCTGTGGCGGGTGGGTGGGTAATACGGTGA
- a CDS encoding GGDEF domain-containing protein: MTLDTRTVFVMGVGFLAVTTITLGLLIRTLPKDTRRSALVGTLATATLGLSWTLVALEGLVPELWSVLGANLLYLIAAALVYQSIRLLDGEKAHAGVYAYVVAPAIVAILVARYVVDAYSVRVIVMSVALALLLALASRRLFAAPRGAPHNPGRRAAAYWMATSAGVLATRVVVTVVQGGAPPLLEQDVFPSLSVAVSVVIALGAVFAYFLVFSGRVTAELTVQAHLDPLTELLNRRGFEERAKQELSRAARSGSPVSLLMLDANEFKSINDNWGHQAGDSALRAIANGILACVRSYDLVARLGGDEFVVLLPGLDAESATALVPRLRESIAKQPTEHGGRLDVSIGRASLVAGRAGGALVEPSGADSDVTKTLQRLLTAADGDLYGVKHTRF; this comes from the coding sequence ATGACACTCGACACCCGCACGGTGTTCGTCATGGGTGTCGGCTTCTTGGCGGTCACCACGATCACCTTGGGCCTGTTGATCCGCACCCTGCCGAAAGACACGCGGCGCAGCGCCCTCGTGGGCACCCTTGCCACCGCCACGCTTGGGCTCTCCTGGACGCTGGTCGCGCTCGAGGGCCTGGTGCCCGAACTGTGGTCGGTGTTGGGCGCCAACCTGCTGTACCTCATCGCCGCGGCGCTGGTGTATCAGAGCATCCGACTCCTGGACGGCGAGAAGGCGCATGCCGGCGTCTACGCGTACGTCGTCGCTCCCGCCATCGTGGCCATCTTGGTGGCGCGGTACGTGGTGGACGCGTATTCGGTGCGCGTGATCGTGATGTCGGTGGCGCTGGCGCTGCTGCTCGCACTGGCCTCGCGCCGGTTGTTCGCGGCGCCACGGGGCGCTCCGCACAACCCCGGTAGGCGAGCGGCCGCCTACTGGATGGCCACGTCCGCCGGGGTGCTGGCCACGAGGGTGGTAGTCACCGTGGTCCAGGGCGGCGCGCCGCCGTTGCTCGAGCAAGACGTTTTTCCTAGCTTGTCCGTCGCCGTCAGCGTGGTCATCGCACTCGGTGCCGTGTTCGCCTACTTCCTCGTCTTCAGCGGCCGCGTCACGGCGGAGCTGACGGTGCAGGCGCATCTAGACCCCCTCACGGAGCTGCTGAACCGCCGGGGCTTCGAGGAGCGCGCCAAGCAGGAGCTGAGTCGCGCGGCTCGCAGCGGTTCGCCCGTCAGCCTCCTGATGCTGGACGCCAACGAGTTCAAGAGCATCAACGACAACTGGGGCCACCAGGCGGGCGACAGCGCGCTGCGCGCCATCGCGAACGGCATCCTGGCGTGTGTCAGGTCGTACGATCTGGTCGCGCGTCTTGGCGGCGACGAGTTCGTTGTTCTACTGCCGGGCCTCGATGCGGAGTCCGCCACCGCCCTGGTGCCCCGTTTGAGGGAGTCCATCGCCAAGCAACCGACAGAGCACGGGGGTCGTCTGGACGTCAGCATCGGCCGGGCTAGCTTGGTGGCCGGGCGCGCGGGCGGCGCGCTAGTAGAGCCGTCTGGTGCGGACTCCGACGTGACGAAGACGTTGCAGCGACTACTTACTGCCGCGGATGGGGACCTTTACGGGGTGAAGCACACGCGGTTCTAG
- a CDS encoding ABC transporter permease, translated as MSDSAVRDGAGAATAQAARDDRLERRPRRRKIPWVIWISIGLLAVAVLVALLAPLLEPYRPTAQSLRARLAPPAGFGGSVAHVLGTDHLGRDILSRLIESLRMTLFIAAMGTLIGAVVGVGLGLLAGTAGGFLDSLIMFLVDIQLAVPFTLAALTVIGIFGTSIAILIPVIGLAGWSQYARLTRSQVLSVRQTLYVEAVQALGGSQPRVALRHVLPNVTSPIIVLVTYTFSQIMLLESSLSFLGLGVQPPQMSLGMMVGDGRNYLIGSWWIAIAPAVVLVAITVALALFGDWLRDRLDPRLER; from the coding sequence ATGAGCGATAGCGCCGTGAGGGACGGTGCCGGCGCGGCGACCGCGCAGGCTGCGCGGGACGACCGACTCGAGCGTCGACCCCGCCGCCGCAAGATCCCGTGGGTGATATGGATCTCGATCGGCCTTCTGGCCGTGGCGGTCCTTGTCGCGCTTCTGGCACCGCTGCTCGAACCGTATCGCCCCACCGCGCAAAGCCTGAGGGCTCGACTCGCTCCTCCTGCCGGTTTCGGCGGAAGCGTCGCGCATGTTCTCGGCACCGATCATCTTGGACGCGACATCCTGTCGAGGCTCATCGAGTCGCTCAGGATGACGCTGTTCATCGCGGCGATGGGAACGCTGATCGGCGCCGTGGTGGGCGTAGGTTTGGGCCTGCTCGCCGGCACGGCCGGCGGCTTCTTGGACAGCTTGATCATGTTCCTCGTCGACATCCAGTTGGCTGTCCCCTTCACGTTGGCCGCGCTCACCGTCATCGGTATCTTCGGCACCAGCATCGCCATCCTCATCCCCGTCATCGGCTTGGCGGGTTGGAGCCAGTACGCGCGTCTTACGAGGAGTCAGGTACTCAGCGTCAGGCAGACGCTGTACGTAGAGGCCGTCCAGGCTCTTGGCGGGTCGCAGCCGCGCGTCGCGCTACGCCACGTCCTTCCGAACGTAACGTCGCCGATTATCGTTCTGGTCACCTATACGTTCAGCCAGATCATGCTTCTCGAGTCCTCACTGTCGTTCCTAGGACTGGGCGTGCAACCGCCGCAGATGTCGCTTGGGATGATGGTCGGCGATGGTCGCAACTACCTGATCGGTAGCTGGTGGATAGCCATAGCCCCCGCCGTGGTACTGGTCGCCATAACCGTCGCGCTCGCTCTGTTCGGCGATTGGCTTCGCGACCGGCTCGACCCAAGGCTCGAGAGGTGA
- a CDS encoding glycerophosphodiester phosphodiesterase family protein, producing MERHQLLIAHRGWSTRFPENSVPSIAAALSAGADEVEIDLRVSRDGGVFLLHDETLDRVTDLEGPIGSFASSELEHCTVRNLDGTGLVGLGLPTFRQVHDVFGGLITFNIHVKEAPGIDIALAEIRDCLGVKNTKDHYVASDAKTLRAARTLMPGVGRCLVSDRTEAIGPLLDTATSLGCERVQFFVGNCAPADVAAAKARGLVTNYYFADSVAEAGELQHWGIDAVLTNDIGPLAVARRDQAVEPT from the coding sequence ATGGAACGGCATCAGTTGTTGATAGCGCACCGGGGGTGGAGCACGCGCTTCCCTGAGAACTCGGTCCCCAGCATCGCCGCGGCGCTGAGCGCAGGCGCCGACGAGGTAGAGATCGACCTGAGGGTAAGCCGCGATGGTGGCGTCTTCCTGCTCCACGACGAAACTCTCGACCGGGTCACGGACCTGGAGGGACCTATAGGGAGCTTCGCCAGCAGCGAGCTTGAGCACTGCACGGTGAGGAACCTCGACGGCACGGGTTTGGTCGGTCTCGGCTTGCCGACCTTCCGGCAGGTTCACGACGTGTTCGGCGGCCTGATCACGTTCAACATCCACGTGAAGGAAGCCCCCGGTATCGACATAGCACTGGCAGAGATCCGTGACTGCCTGGGCGTCAAGAACACGAAGGACCACTACGTCGCGAGCGATGCGAAGACGCTGCGAGCGGCCCGTACCCTCATGCCTGGGGTCGGCCGGTGCCTCGTCAGCGACCGGACCGAAGCCATAGGACCGCTGCTGGATACGGCAACGTCCCTCGGGTGCGAACGGGTTCAGTTCTTCGTCGGCAACTGCGCGCCAGCCGATGTCGCGGCGGCCAAGGCTCGCGGTCTCGTGACCAATTACTACTTCGCCGATAGCGTCGCCGAAGCCGGCGAGTTGCAGCACTGGGGCATAGACGCGGTGTTGACCAACGACATCGGGCCGTTGGCGGTGGCCCGTCGGGATCAGGCGGTCGAACCCACCTGA
- a CDS encoding ABC transporter permease — MNAGSYLWARLFRSLLTLFVILLVVFLATRLSGDPTQWLLGDMATPEQQATLRSELGIDKPIPEQFVRYLRQIVRGDFGTSYFEHRDVLVVLGERLPPTVQLMALAIAFGFALGIAIGIIAAVNHNSWIDRSLMMVTFWMYAVPNFVLAIAMILLFSLWLHWLPSSSYGTWAHAVMPTLALGASHAALVARITRSSMLDTLGQDYVRTAASKGVARHLIVLKHCLRNALLPVVTLVGLVAGSLVGGSVVIETVFAWPGAGRLIVNAVLVQDYPVLQVAVLLVAAVVIVTNFLVDAAYALIDPRVQYER, encoded by the coding sequence GTGAACGCGGGCTCGTACCTGTGGGCAAGGCTCTTCCGGAGCCTGTTGACGCTGTTCGTGATCCTGCTCGTTGTCTTCCTGGCCACGCGCTTATCTGGCGATCCGACCCAGTGGCTCCTTGGCGACATGGCCACGCCCGAGCAGCAGGCGACCCTGCGGAGCGAGCTCGGCATCGACAAGCCGATCCCAGAGCAGTTCGTCAGGTACCTACGCCAGATCGTCAGGGGCGACTTCGGCACGAGCTATTTCGAGCATCGCGACGTACTGGTCGTGCTCGGTGAGCGCTTGCCTCCCACCGTCCAGCTGATGGCCCTCGCGATCGCTTTCGGCTTCGCCCTCGGCATCGCGATAGGCATCATCGCAGCCGTCAACCACAACAGCTGGATCGACCGATCTCTGATGATGGTGACGTTCTGGATGTACGCCGTGCCGAACTTCGTGCTGGCGATCGCCATGATCCTGCTCTTCAGCCTGTGGCTTCACTGGCTACCCAGTTCCAGCTACGGAACGTGGGCGCATGCCGTTATGCCTACCTTGGCGCTCGGCGCGAGCCACGCCGCGCTCGTGGCGAGGATCACTCGGAGTTCCATGCTCGACACGTTGGGTCAGGACTACGTGCGCACCGCCGCGTCGAAGGGTGTCGCGCGGCATCTGATCGTCCTCAAGCATTGTCTGCGCAACGCGCTCCTGCCTGTCGTCACCTTGGTAGGACTGGTGGCGGGTAGCCTCGTCGGCGGTTCCGTCGTCATCGAGACGGTCTTCGCATGGCCAGGTGCCGGCCGCCTGATCGTCAACGCCGTCTTGGTGCAGGACTACCCGGTCCTCCAAGTAGCCGTGCTGCTCGTCGCCGCGGTCGTCATAGTCACGAACTTCCTGGTTGACGCCGCCTACGCCCTTATCGACCCGAGGGTTCAGTATGAGCGATAG
- a CDS encoding ABC transporter substrate-binding protein encodes MSREFIKFPRRLAGACLLVGMLVGSAAFAQTRDVLRVGLGDMPTMLDPQAYASITGLRFYTNVFDALMKLDPFTSEIEPALATDWQRLSDTTLELHLRQGVLFHDGTPFTAADVKFSIDRVIGGGSLFANARAMLSVIDHVEIVDDLTVRVVTAAPDPVLELRLANLWGDWIVPKAYVEEHGDEYFQRNPIGTGPFMVTLFEPDRVELTAFDGYWGEKPNVRKVEYRGIPEATARLTALVNDEVDIMSPVVSDQIEALSTYSNVTVQCHPQNLVHLLTYNTANPLMADPLLRQGINLAIDRDLIIETLWAGRASATRGFQFEDFGDMYLEDVPYTEYDPERARELIEASDYAGDTLYYDLVPGYYENDLQAAEAIVEMLAEVGVNVQIRATTKFWQNPDRAIHPWSYAERFPDPVAGLWLLFGADSSRQAKGQNDWIDASQEFNATGYALAGTVDQATRNALWADLHAMWLTEAPGTTLWRSAICTGVNNQVNWNIYPTQTMDFGAANLSFKD; translated from the coding sequence GTGAGTAGAGAATTCATAAAGTTTCCGAGGCGGCTGGCCGGCGCCTGCTTGCTGGTCGGCATGCTCGTTGGCTCCGCCGCCTTCGCCCAGACCAGGGACGTCCTGCGCGTGGGCCTAGGCGATATGCCGACGATGCTGGACCCCCAGGCCTACGCCAGCATCACCGGACTCCGTTTCTACACGAACGTCTTCGATGCTTTGATGAAGCTAGACCCGTTCACCTCGGAGATAGAGCCGGCCCTGGCCACCGACTGGCAGCGCCTTAGCGACACGACCCTCGAGCTCCACCTCCGCCAAGGCGTGCTGTTCCACGACGGCACCCCGTTCACTGCCGCGGACGTCAAGTTCAGCATCGACAGGGTGATCGGAGGCGGCTCGCTCTTCGCGAACGCCAGGGCCATGTTGAGCGTCATCGACCACGTGGAGATCGTGGACGACCTGACCGTGCGCGTGGTCACGGCGGCGCCCGACCCCGTCCTCGAGCTGCGCCTGGCGAACTTGTGGGGCGATTGGATCGTACCCAAGGCGTACGTCGAGGAGCATGGCGACGAGTACTTCCAGCGCAACCCCATCGGAACGGGGCCGTTCATGGTCACCCTCTTCGAACCCGACCGCGTCGAACTCACTGCGTTCGATGGATATTGGGGCGAGAAGCCGAACGTGCGCAAGGTCGAGTACCGCGGCATCCCGGAGGCGACCGCGCGCCTGACTGCGTTAGTCAACGACGAAGTAGACATCATGAGCCCGGTGGTATCCGATCAGATCGAAGCTCTCTCCACGTACTCCAACGTCACCGTCCAGTGCCACCCGCAGAACCTGGTACACCTACTGACCTACAACACCGCCAACCCACTCATGGCTGACCCGCTGCTGCGGCAAGGTATCAACCTGGCGATCGACCGCGACCTGATCATCGAAACACTGTGGGCTGGTCGTGCCTCCGCCACCCGCGGCTTCCAGTTCGAGGACTTCGGCGACATGTACCTCGAGGACGTCCCCTACACCGAGTACGACCCGGAGCGGGCGCGCGAACTCATCGAGGCCTCCGATTACGCGGGCGACACGCTCTACTACGACCTCGTTCCCGGCTACTACGAGAACGACCTGCAGGCCGCCGAGGCCATCGTCGAGATGCTGGCCGAGGTCGGCGTCAACGTGCAGATCCGCGCCACTACCAAGTTCTGGCAGAACCCTGACAGGGCGATACACCCATGGTCGTACGCCGAGCGGTTCCCCGATCCGGTCGCTGGACTGTGGTTGCTCTTCGGCGCCGACAGCAGCAGGCAAGCCAAGGGTCAGAACGACTGGATAGACGCAAGCCAAGAGTTCAACGCTACTGGCTACGCCCTCGCCGGCACCGTAGACCAGGCTACGAGGAATGCCCTATGGGCCGACCTGCATGCAATGTGGCTCACCGAGGCCCCTGGCACCACGCTGTGGCGTAGCGCCATCTGCACGGGCGTGAACAACCAGGTCAACTGGAACATCTACCCGACGCAGACCATGGACTTCGGTGCGGCGAACCTGAGCTTCAAGGACTAG